In Euphorbia lathyris chromosome 9, ddEupLath1.1, whole genome shotgun sequence, the following are encoded in one genomic region:
- the LOC136206503 gene encoding uncharacterized protein, translating to MNAPLKEAGPKKDTGKCPAVELEVPVPKKHKTASSKLMADAQKSTPSKAAVEEQVVGPVQGANWTAKYGTLETFKNEQIINVVDEKMSELKAIQKKQSRVPAAIHIQRSKADLLEMYSRLRAVETEIIQNVADKATIESLEKEASLAAATLAEKETEIGLKRAALARMEDEISQKNAELSQKDSKQMQLFRRKALRRM from the exons ATGAATGCTCCTTTGAAGGAGGCTGGTCCTAAAAAGGACACTGGGAAATGCCCAGCAGTTGAGCTTGAGGTTCCTGTGCCTAAGAAGCACAAGACTGCTTCTTCTAAGCTCATGGCGGATGCCCAGAAATCCACCCCTTCGAAAGCTGCGGTAGAAGAACAG GTAGTAGGCCCCGTCCAGGGTGCAAATTGGACTGCCAAATATGGAACACTTGAGACTTTCAAGAACGAGCAGATAATCAATGTTGTTGATGAAAAAATGAGCGAACTAAAGGCTATTCAAAAGAAGCAGAGCCGTGTTCCTGCTGCTATTCATATACAACGATCCAAGGCGGATCTGTTGGAG ATGTACTCCCGGCTTCGAGCCGTTGAAACGGAGATTATCCAaaatgtggcggataaggccacGATTGAAAGCTTGGAGAAGGAGGCCTCACTCGCCGCAGCTACCCTTGCAGAGAAGGAAACAGAAATTGGACTAAAGAGGGCCGCTCTTGCCAGGATGGAGGATGAAATTTCCCAGAAGAATGCTGAATTGAGCCAGAAGGATTCGAAGCAGATGCAACTGTTCCGCCGGAAGGCGTTGAGGCGGATGTAA
- the LOC136206506 gene encoding uncharacterized protein: MYARIRAMESELLQGVADKATIARLEKEVVSATSSIAQKDAEIKQLKEKIEADKKEHQSALNAAEFMAGEQAYYYGELLMAYIEVAYPDLDFADPEFNVPEPDEVRKLDKVEDLRGFLRTRVQKLMKRSAEEGNISTSSPNVNEELVTDGTVPAEGVSSVEKEVPPAGVSPVVEMDNSQASVSGAKNVEEDTPAGA, translated from the coding sequence ATGTATGCTCGGATTCGTGCTATGGAATCTGAGCTTCTTCAAGgggtggcggataaggccaccATAGCGAGGCTGGAGAAAGAAGTTGTATCCGCCACATCCTCCATTGCCCAAAAGGATGCCGAGATAAAGCAACTGAAGGAGAAGATTGAGGCGGACAAAAAGGAGCATCAAAGTGCCTTAAACGCTGCGGAATTCATGGCTGGAGAACAAGCTTACTACTATGGTGAGCTACTTATGGCGTACATCGAGGTGGCGTATCCTGACCTGGATTTTGCGGATCCTGAATTCAATGTTCCAGAACCAGATGAAGTTCGGAAGCTTGACAAGGTGGAGGACCTTAGAGGTTTCCTTCGCACCCGTGTCCAAAAGTTGATGAAGAGATCCGCGGAAGAAGGCAATATTTCAACCAGTTCGCCAAATGTGAATGAAGAGCTAGTGACTGATGGCACTGTTCCTGCTGAAGGAGTGTCATCGGTGGAAAAAGAAGTCCCGCCAGCAGGTGTATCCCCAGTTGTGGAGATGGACAACTCCCAAGCGAGTGTGTCTGGGGCGAAGAACGTTGAAGAGGATACCCCTGCTGGTGCTTAa
- the LOC136206329 gene encoding gluconokinase-like isoform X1, producing MASAIDEGNTIVVMGVSGCGKSTIGEMLAKVLGCAFLDADDFHSQSNKEKMRNGIPLSEEDRIPWLESLKDGLRESMIGGKTVVLGCSSLQKGYREILRSADPIYEIGSYMGAVKFVLLDAKAEVLAERLSKRAAEGSHFMPASLLQSQLELLQIDDCERIIKVDATLSPQAIVNIIIKKY from the exons ATGGCTTCCGCAATTGATGAAG GTAACACAATAGTGGTTATGGGTGTTAGTGGTTGTGGAAAATC CACAATAGGTGAAATGCTGGCCAAAGTTTTGGGCTGTGCTTTTCTAGATGCCGATGATTTCCACTCGCAATCTAACAAAG AAAAGATGCGGAATGGCATTCCTTTGTCAGAGGAAGACCGAATTCCATGGCTGGAAAGTCTAAAGGATGGTTTAAGGGAGAGCATGATTGGTGGAAAAACTGTAGTCCTTGGGTGTTCTTCTTTGCAGAAAGGATACCGAGAAATTCTGCGATCAGCTGATCCAATTTATGAAATTGGAAGCTATATGGGTGCAGTTAAGTTTGTACTGCTGGATGCCAAAGCTGAGGTACTTGCAGAACGATTAAGTAAAAGAGCCGCAGAAGGGAGTCATTTCATGCCAGCCTCTCTTTTGCAATCACAACTGGAGTTGCTACAGATAGATGACTGTGAAAGAATAATTAAAGTTGATGCCACTTTAAGTCCTCAAGCAATTGTAAATATCATTATAAAAAAGTATTGA
- the LOC136206329 gene encoding gluconokinase-like isoform X2: MGVSGCGKSTIGEMLAKVLGCAFLDADDFHSQSNKEKMRNGIPLSEEDRIPWLESLKDGLRESMIGGKTVVLGCSSLQKGYREILRSADPIYEIGSYMGAVKFVLLDAKAEVLAERLSKRAAEGSHFMPASLLQSQLELLQIDDCERIIKVDATLSPQAIVNIIIKKY, encoded by the exons ATGGGTGTTAGTGGTTGTGGAAAATC CACAATAGGTGAAATGCTGGCCAAAGTTTTGGGCTGTGCTTTTCTAGATGCCGATGATTTCCACTCGCAATCTAACAAAG AAAAGATGCGGAATGGCATTCCTTTGTCAGAGGAAGACCGAATTCCATGGCTGGAAAGTCTAAAGGATGGTTTAAGGGAGAGCATGATTGGTGGAAAAACTGTAGTCCTTGGGTGTTCTTCTTTGCAGAAAGGATACCGAGAAATTCTGCGATCAGCTGATCCAATTTATGAAATTGGAAGCTATATGGGTGCAGTTAAGTTTGTACTGCTGGATGCCAAAGCTGAGGTACTTGCAGAACGATTAAGTAAAAGAGCCGCAGAAGGGAGTCATTTCATGCCAGCCTCTCTTTTGCAATCACAACTGGAGTTGCTACAGATAGATGACTGTGAAAGAATAATTAAAGTTGATGCCACTTTAAGTCCTCAAGCAATTGTAAATATCATTATAAAAAAGTATTGA